In the genome of Arthrobacter alpinus, the window AGAGTTCACCCAGCGCACTCATGGCCGGACCTCCATTTGCGCTATTCCGGCCTCGATCATGCGTGCGATGCAGCCACCAACGCGTTGGTCATGAACCAGCATGCGAACCTCCTTTGGTTTCATGTCGGGGAAATTGACGGTTATTTACTACGTTCAATAGGTGCGTGCGTGAAGGCCGGTTGCCAGCCAGTGGGAATCCCTAAAACGAGATCCACGCCACAAAATCCAAGTGACTTAATCCAAAGTAAACGTTTTCTCGACGCCTGTACAGCCCATTTGGGTAAATTTAAGAAAACGCTTTCTTAAACTGTAGGATTCACAGCGCCAAGTCCTGCATGCTCACCGGCAGGCCGGATACCTGCCCGGGGCCCCAGGTTTGCAAGAACCCGCACATTCCCAGGCCGAACACCTCGGACGTTGGCGAGGCTCGCCCCACGGCGGCTCTAGCGAAGTGAGCGTACCGCCCTGCCGCCAGCTCTGTGAGGTAGGCCTCGGTGTCGGCTGCCTCCGCGGCCACCCGCCCTTCCCACAGTTCACGCCACTGCGGTACGTGAGCTCGAATTAGCCGGACAGCCTGGGCATGAAATTCCTCGACCGGACGCCAATCGCCAGCCAGTGCCGCGTTCTTTAGTCTCTGATACCCAATCATGGCCGCATCCCGCCTAGCCAGCGCCGCGCGTTCCCCTGCACCCACCGGCAGTTGCGCCGTGCGTCGGTAGCCTTCGGGATCCGCCAAGATTTCAGGCAGAAATGTCAGGACGGCATCTCCAGCCTCTGGAAGGCCCGAATTCTGCATGACGACCAGCAGATCCAGATTCCCGTCATTGATCAGCCGATGAATGGTGCCGGGACTAAACCACAGCAGGTCCCCCACCGCCAGGTCGTGCACGTCGCAGGCCCCGGAGCGCAGCGTTTCCACCCGTCCTTGCCCTCCAACCACCAGGTAGGCCTCTGTGGAGGCAGTGTGCATGTGGGGAGCTCCCCCGCACAGCCCGTCGGCCGCTTCCCAATCGTAAACAGCAAGCCGCGTCAGTGCCGTGCCACCAGGAAAGAACGGCACCTCTTCTTCGATCGATTCCTCTTCCTCACCCATCACATCTGCACCGTGCCGACCACGCCCTGCAATTCCGAGGTGGCTGTCTCGGCTAGTCGGGCAAGCCGGGCGGAATCGGATGCACCGTCGGCAATCACCATGGCATATCGGTTGTTCATCGTGGTTTCAGCGGCGAAGACCACCTCGGCACTGAAGAACGGAGCGGGGCCCATGCACGCGAACGGCTCGGATCGGGTAAACCATTCCGGTGGATGCTGGGCATTGCGGGCATCGTCCACCATGAGGATCGTCGACAC includes:
- a CDS encoding cupin domain-containing protein, with translation MGEEEESIEEEVPFFPGGTALTRLAVYDWEAADGLCGGAPHMHTASTEAYLVVGGQGRVETLRSGACDVHDLAVGDLLWFSPGTIHRLINDGNLDLLVVMQNSGLPEAGDAVLTFLPEILADPEGYRRTAQLPVGAGERAALARRDAAMIGYQRLKNAALAGDWRPVEEFHAQAVRLIRAHVPQWRELWEGRVAAEAADTEAYLTELAAGRYAHFARAAVGRASPTSEVFGLGMCGFLQTWGPGQVSGLPVSMQDLAL